GCCACCCAACGTTTTGCACCAAATCCATGGCCTGAGCTAACAAGCTGCTTGTACAGATTGTGAACACCTCTATCATCAACTTCTACGTTCTCAACCCATGTCACCTGTATAAGTAATATTAAACCTAGCTGCAACATGAAATTTATCCATCTTTTctttcgtgttttttttttttcctatctaTCATACGTCAAataactcttttacaacttgttgaCATGACTACTATTACCTTTGAGTAGCCGTTGGGCATTTCTTGGATTAAGCAGCCGGAGGGCCTTCTTCGGCACCTCACTGCAGGACTAGGGCGCAAATTGTCCAAGGAAACATCAACCACAGCCCAAGTCCCATCGGCATGCTGTTTACAGTATCTTACATAATAGCTCTCACGAGTTGGAACAAGTGGGGAGGGAACTTGGAATTCTGCAGTCATCTAAAGAAACAAGAATTTGAGTTTTTACATTAGAACCAAATTATAATTCAAGTCAGCATAATTGAGGTTTCTCAGCTGACAAATGCATGGGATATGAAGTTCTATGTTTATTTACCACTTGCAATGCTCCATTATAATTTCCTGCTACTCCTGTCGATAGTACTTCCAATGTCAAAGCTCTTGAGACAATCCCAGAAAACACTGTAGACAGCTGATTCTGAGTGTTCATAAAAGAATGACAAAGAGTCAGATGACCACAAAAACTATTTAATAGACTgctatacgactgtcatacaattgAGATGACGTAACAGTGAAAATTAGCCACAAAATAGGATAATTAAATTAAAGCATACCGCATCCATTAGAATCTCCACAAGGTTGATGTGGTTCATGATAACAACAGCAGTTTCCCGTGAAGCTTCACATTTGAAGCCGGTGGGTCTCGGTCCAATCCCTCGAGGAAATGTTCGAATATATTCATCTTCGTTTAGTATGGAGGAGCCATCATGGTTTGTAATCCATAAGGGTTCTCCCATTTGTGCCATTCTGATGAGTTCCTCCATAGCTGCAACTGCAAGCTCAATTATCATAGGTTTATCTGCTTCAGTTGGTCCACTTATTGTCCGAAGAAGGTCTCCAGCACCATAAATCTCTCCTCCAATGCCTGGCTGCCCATTGAAATTCCCAACTCCAAGTTCTAGTGGCCGGGGAGGAACAGGTGGAGAAAGAAGAGGGTAGTTCACCACTGGCTTCCCAACATACTTAGCAGCAATTGCTGAAATCCTATCAATCTGGAAGGAGAAAATagaataaagaaacaataattatGAATATAAGTAGATTGTTAGAAGACTACGTAGCATACAATTTGGATGACGTGCCAGAGAAAATAGGCCTTTAGAATGACAAGGACTTGTAAAGAGTAATGCATTTAGTAGATTCTCATATAATTGTTATAAAACTGGAATAACATGTCAATGAAAATCAACCCTTAATTAgataaatcttataaaaaagaacataataaaTCAATGATTAATTTTCCTTGCCTTGTCATCTTAATTATTTGACAATCGTAcaagagtttactaaataacattatttacttgtaaaaaggaaaaattcaagGACGGGTTTTCACTGCTACATCATCTCAGTTATAACACATATATATtgtagtctactaaatagcatttatctATGAATATAAGTTCTatagactgttatacgactACTATATATACAACTAGGATGGCGTTTTTGAGcgagaaaacttaaaaaaatgggCAACTCTTGTACCTCTTCTCTTAATCGTGCATTTTCGAGTCTCAAATGATGTTCATCAAAGGACATCTCTCCTATTGCAGTTGGTCCTCCACAATTAGGGCATGAGGCATTGCTAAGAGCGTCTCTGTACCTCATGTTATCAGCCCGAAGCTTTTCATTCTCCGACCTAAGCTGTGTGTTTTCATGGCGCTCATGCTGGGTCTGTGTGGCAACAAAcgaacaaataaaattttgttaatgACCAAATTAAAGAAACCTAAAactggaaatgaaaaaaaaagaaaaagaaaaagagcagcGTTgactaattaaattatataatgtAACCTTTCCATTAAAGAAAGATTATGATATGGTAACGCCCATATTGTGAGAGTTTATATTTGTAAAGATTGCACAAATTAACACGTTTTTTTACCTTCATTTGGGTGCGCTTGTTTTGGAACCAAAATTTGACTTGCAGGGGCTCTAACCCTAATTCACGGCTGAGTTCTTTCCTTTGCTTGTCATCTGGGTGTGGACACTCCTTGAAGAAACTAAAGAGATTCCAAGAAAAGtaccccaaaaaataaaaaaattagtaaaagaaaaagaaggttgaGAAGTTTGTGAAGATGGGGGAGCTTACGCTTCCATTTCTTGGATCTGGTGCTGGGTGTGACGATGGTAGCGCTTTTTTTTGTTCGGTCGTGGATCTTGCTCGTCGCCAGAGGCACCGTCGTGGTTTTCGCTGCCGGATTTGGTAGCGCTGTCGAAATCATCATCACGGATTCGGGGAATATCACTTTCGGATGTGTTTTGAGTCATGTCTAGTTGGTGGAGCTGACCTTCCATCATGTTAGGCTGGAACATATCTACAGATCTTTAAGATTCCGAAGGCTTATGGGTTTTCAATCTAACAACAGAATGGAAAATTTCCCActcaaaagaaagtaaaaggcCACATTTCCCAACATACATATCATGTACATAATAAGAAGCTGTTTGATAATACTTATTACATGAAAAAACCTGTTTGATTGGCTCAGGGCAAAACCCATATGTTTAAATTCTCTGTATTTTCGAAAAAATAAGCtttgaaaatacaataattaagttaGGCGTATTTTTGAATATATTGAAAAGGGTTTTTCTTGTAATAGCAAATTAGTCTCACTAACACCAAATCACTGAAATAATATAAAGTTTAGAGTTCTTAACGTGCGTAGAAGTAgtgccaaaacaaaaaaaaaaaaaaccctttgaGGAGGAGCAAGATGATGGGAGAACTCAAGCACTGACCTGACCAAGAGTAAGCCCAGAGGACGATCCAAACCCGCCAACCGTCCCATTCCTTCCGATCATCGACGGCATGTTTCTCGCCGGAATCATAATCCCCGCAGGCATACTTCACTACCCACAAACCCCAGACAATATATATTTCCTacgtgaagaaaaaaaaaaaaaaaaaggagacttTCTGCAAACGTAATTTTGACAAGTTGATGACAACAGGGCAAAGCTGACTTCTTAAGGGggggtttcttttttctttttttttttgggggtctTGGAAAATGGTCTGAAAAACTACCTATCTCCTACGTGAAAAGAGGAGAGAATATACCACGAAGAAACATAGGGTTGACAAATTTGATACGGCTTTTGACAGAAGACTAAAATCAgacaaaaccaaataaaaaatacataacgCCCACGAAGATCTCGGAGAATCCAACTCTGCCTCCTCACTTTCtatatctctccctctctcacacACGAtgtttcctttctctcttcaGCCCTATCTACAgcaagagaggaaaaaaagataGTAAGAAATATCATAAAAGAGAGAAATCCTTATAAAGTAAATgtgaatatataatattatagtGAAGCccttctgtgtttttttttttttttttgggcttgggTGCATAAAAAAGTGCACTAACTGATGAATTACTCGGAAATAAATTTCACTTACcacttgaaaaacaaaaagcccTAGAAAGACAAGGGTCAGATCTGTTTTGGGGCTAGAAAAGTGGTTTTGGTAAGAGCTTTTGTATAGTAGAAGTGGATTTGGTATGAGGTGGGGAGAGAAGAAGGTGAAGGATGAGATTaatgagatagagagagagagagagagaggaagagaaagaggttTTTAGAGCAGAAAAAATGGAGGAAGATGAGGAAAGGGAGGAAGagggagaagatgaagaaaaatgtGGCAGCGAGGAGTAATTGCAGAGCGTGTTGAGAGGGTGCAATTGCATTAAATGGTGGGAGGGAGAGGTGTAATTgctatgagagagagagagagagagagagagagagagagtattttTGCTGTTTAAATTATCTCCCCAAGAGTGTATGGGGCAACGAATGACGGCTACCAGACTCCATAAGTTTTATTTCCTAACATTACATTTGAACTTTACTTTTCTgctcttttctctatttttttgggaaaacaaTTCTTGACAAATGAACGATAAAAAGTGTTATTGTTCATTCATTTTCACTGAAAAATTTACAGGATTTAAGgaggattatatatattaaatcttGAGTGATTTTtgatttctaacaaaatttattaattattacaacAACGTTCTCTTTGATTAtcattcatatatattatattccCCTATTTCATACATAGTAAACAATTATCAGAACATATcagagatgatatatatatcttggGGTACGGTGACCTCAAGAAGAATATTATCActtcctccaaaaaaaaaaaaaaaaattatcacatgAATGGAATTtcaattgagaaattttaagcttaaattaacgagaaatgataaatttaataattttattaatattttagtactCGTTTGCATGTGTGAGCTCTAAAACTTCCATCATTATTAAGTAATACCAAATGTGTGAAAAGTATTTAGTTGAAATTGGagataaataacataaatatagTTCGGACTCAAAATTTTTACTCAAATCTATACAatgttaaattacaaaaaaataattaatttattcatttaattaatgttcTAGCAAGTATTATATATCTTGAAAACTTAAGAGTTGTGATTCAACTTTGACTAAATTGGTCATAAAAGTTTAATCCACTAGTCTACGTACGTACGTACGTGTCAACTCTATTCACTACAGCCAATAAATCTTTAAAGAATATACAATGATATGAATCCTgcctttttttatataagtaatacCAATTAAACACCacatttttatccaaaattataaaaagaaagtgATAAATTAATCATACCTCTACGACATAAAACACATTACCTTTTTGTACGGTTTGTTATTCACTAGGGAAGAGAAAGTACTTCTTAATGTCCATGCAACATATATGTAATTGAGTCGTGTTTAGGGTTATATCACaccctcccaaaaaaataaataaagtgaacACCATGAGTTAAAGTGACACGTGTATTGCTAATGAAGACAACTAATTGTTTTGAgagattaattattttactaattataatGAAGGGTTGATGCAGGGGTGGAACCCTAGCCCTAAACCCTAAGGCATCTGCATATTGTTAGGACTCCATATCACACTGATCATTTTACAGCTTTCGATTTTACGTTTGGTTGGCATCATCACTTTCAGCCATTAGAACTTAGAAGGTTGACCTAAGTATTAACCTTTCTCTAttctataaattaataataacatgtacaAGAAAATTAAGGTAACAAAGTCGTGTAATTGTAATAAACAAACAATACAATAAGTTTTTATGTTACCAACACTAACATTGTCATCGCAGATATCTTGCACGTCGtcgttatatatatagttttttttggCGTGCTGTTGTCGCAACATATTTCTTTTAGCGACGACAAGGAAAACATCAACAATGACATAATTGTCATTgctgatgttatatatatatatatatatatatatatatatatatataaacacatattaGCATGTCGCTAATTATACTTATATATCCCACATCCAATATACTTTTCAAGATTCTGTGGCATGTTTCTTAAATGATCAAGACATTATATAAGCTCATTCAATGCcgaaagaaacaagaaacaaaaaaaaaaaaaaaaaatttgttcataGTCGTCCCTCTCGTTCGTTTAATCCATATATAAGATAGAAATTTAATTGatgtttgaaattaatttccttcttctttttccttcattttgttttttctgtcaTTGAGAATATGATTTGGTGTATGTGGGATAAACAATTTAGGCCCAATATTAGAAGATAATTAAATACACAACTAAGAATGATTTCGTGAATTAAATGAACCCAAcaattctcatttttattaatgattTCGATTTGAATTTTGGTCTGTCAAGATACTGTCTCATTGTCAATTATAAAGAAGGAAACAAATACAAAGGATATGAGGCTTAACACCATTATTGCTCCAAATGAAATGCATTTATTAGTGTGGAGAAGGTGATGGGTATTAATACATGTGAGTATGACACTGGCTGTAACTTGAAACAATGACAGCCCAATTATGaccttccatttaatttttataagaaaactgtataattattaattaatcctCATTGACCCCCTCCCCCATATGCTACACCAACACCCCCCAATCGATGTTAGGGAATGTTGAAATATGGCAATTTTGGAAGCACAAGGAAAGAATGATTTTGCACGTACAAATCAGCACGCTTTCAATAtgtacatgtgtgtgtgtgcgcgctcCATTGCGTGAACAATATTCATCACCTTAATTCATTGCCATAAAAGATTTAATTAGTCTGATTTAAGAGGCATGTTAtgccaaaaattgaaaacattttttcgTGCAATTTTTCTTTGCTTCAAGCAATGACAACTAGTCTTCCAATAATAATATGTTTGGAGGAGTCTCAAAGAAGGAAGGCAATAAAACTAGGGGGAAAAAGATAAGGTTATGCTTTTCCTATAAACTGTAAAGTCCTATATATATTACCATAAAATATTCTTTGTATTCTTGTGTGCAAACATCATAAACTCATtagggatttttgtttttatccgATATATAGCAAACTTATTACTAATAAACGTAGGGGATTGGGATCGGGGTTTATTCGGTGGATGGCCTCCCGCTTTAAAGGCAAATCTTTCGTCTTCATTGTGCTTAAAATTGTGATGGCTAGCTAGTTGGCTATATGTTGTATGACgcaagaaaaatgctaggtttTTTCATAGGAAACACGAAATTTACGGGCATTATTTCGAAGATTATGTTTTGAGATAGATTGGTCGATCCAAAGTTAACGCTTTTAAGATCAGTACGTGTTTGACATTTTGCCAATACTAATCACTTTGTAGTGGGGTCGAGAATTTTGGACATAAACTTGTATCAAACCCTACACGAACTCTACATGATCAGATTAACGGGTTAGAGTTAAAGAATCtaaattgtttaattaaatgggtttgattataattgacctatatatatattgtcacgAGCCGAATCCGATATGCAATATTTAAGGTCGTTTATTTTTTACACGACCTTCGAACTCGACAtaaactcaacacgaaattagcaggTTAGAGTTGATAggtctgactcatttaattaaattgctCAGATCAAGGTTGACCATTACACCCAATATTTCTCAACGCGATCCCAATCCGACTTGCATGTACGAATTATCACTCCTACTTTTTAATTGGGTTTTAAGGTTATTTTGATGCAACCTATTAAGGTTAATAAAGCACACGATATGGAAatgggagagggagagagagagagagagagaaaaatgtaagAATATGCAACTTGGAGATCGAATTAGGGTTTGTGTCAGATCGAGTGATTTTCTTGAAGACTTTTTAAAGGcagtgtttggcaaaggagtgggTCCGACCGgacccaaaaacccaaaaaaatcgtctcaaaatcaactccaacatttttactttttatatcacatcaatcactttttattattatttaaataaaaaaaattagtacaaaacaaaatttttcacttttttatacaaaatatttgtactttttttttttcttacattaaTTAAATCTATTACAATTTTGATTTACTTCCTTTTTCGAGCCCCTAGCCAAACACAGCCTTTTTGGTTTGTGAACAGTGGTGGCCCTCTTTAGTTAGACTGGCATTGAGGCCAACCATGCCGTCCCctacctctttctctctctctgcgatCTTCTTCCTCCCCATTAAATGTCTCTGACCACCCTCTGCATGGCACACAACATTTACTACGTTCATGCCCGccttgcacttttttttttttttaaattaaaaaatctcttatattaaatattctagatttattcatttatcaaaaagctaaaaagaaaattccttATTGGTCAGACACTCCACGCGCCCCCTCGTGGGGAATCTTTTCAGGCGGGACCCATTGACAATCAGCTGATCCACGGTGTGAGAGGTGGTTGGGGGGCCCTCTTTGGGGCGAGTGCAACTTGCGAGTGGAAATGCGTCAGATACAGCGACGTTCCTCGAAAAAGATTGGGACCTCATGACAAACTCAAACGGTGCGTTTTCACTCGATGCGACAATAGTCAATTTCTTGTTGTGAAAATTGCCGATAAGGAAACCCGATATATTACGCGTCAAGGGAAGAGGTATTACGATGCGGGCGGGTTCTTCAAAGAACCCATGAGCTCTATCCCTTATTGGTCTATACAAGGATAGCATCAATGGCTCTCAAGATACGTACACGTCCTTCTATACATTTCTCTTGCAATGAATGCTTCCAAACCATGTTATCAATTTAATTGGATAACTGTTACATTTTTAATGGAGCATGTGATTCTTGCAAACACTTTGGATATATGTCAATTAAATATTAGATTGAGTTTGAGGAATAAACTAGGTTTGGAGTGATTTTAGAAACCATTCTTGTATTTATCTTAAGTCactttaagaatgatgtggttattaaaattataatttgatcaaaattcaataatgatcaatcacaaatttaatggtgattttaatagccacatcagtTATCATTACTctaaatttaacagaaaaatttaTTCTATCTAAGTTGCTAGATATTTCTCAAAAATGACAAGTTAAAACACTTGTTGATTTTAGTATTTATATATTAAGGATACATATTTACTCTTAAGGCATTtgattagttatatatatatatatatatatatatatatatatatatatatatatacttctactccaaaaataaaaataaaaaataaaggaaagaaatgtTAAATTGTCTAAGTTCAACATTTAAATACATtcgatttcaaaaaataaaaacatttaaatacATTAACTATTCTCACTCACACTCCAATATCGAATTCTAATCTCTAATACTTTCGATCGATGCAAACGAGATAAATTTTTGGGTAAAATACTTTTAATGCAAATTAATCACAACCTTCTTGATgcaaacgatatatatatatagtgctcTTTGTATTTAATGCAGTTCTATTTATGCCAACTACATTTCTACTTTTTTAATCACGTACACC
This window of the Corylus avellana chromosome ca5, CavTom2PMs-1.0 genome carries:
- the LOC132180993 gene encoding homeobox-leucine zipper protein HDG2 isoform X1, with product MPAGIMIPARNMPSMIGRNGTVGGFGSSSGLTLGQPNMMEGQLHQLDMTQNTSESDIPRIRDDDFDSATKSGSENHDGASGDEQDPRPNKKKRYHRHTQHQIQEMEAFFKECPHPDDKQRKELSRELGLEPLQVKFWFQNKRTQMKTQHERHENTQLRSENEKLRADNMRYRDALSNASCPNCGGPTAIGEMSFDEHHLRLENARLREEIDRISAIAAKYVGKPVVNYPLLSPPVPPRPLELGVGNFNGQPGIGGEIYGAGDLLRTISGPTEADKPMIIELAVAAMEELIRMAQMGEPLWITNHDGSSILNEDEYIRTFPRGIGPRPTGFKCEASRETAVVIMNHINLVEILMDANQLSTVFSGIVSRALTLEVLSTGVAGNYNGALQVMTAEFQVPSPLVPTRESYYVRYCKQHADGTWAVVDVSLDNLRPSPAVRCRRRPSGCLIQEMPNGYSKVTWVENVEVDDRGVHNLYKQLVSSGHGFGAKRWVATLDRQCERLASAMATNIPTGDVGVITNQEGRKSMLKLAERMVISFCAGVSASTTHTWTTLSGTGADDVRVMTRKSIDDPGRPPGIVLSAATSFWLPVSPKRVFDFLRDENSRSEWDILSNGGVVQEMAHIANGRDTGNCVSLLRVNSANSSQSNMLILQESCTDPTASFVIYAPVDIVAMNLVLNGGDPDYVALLPSGFAILPDGTTTHGGGIGEAGSGGSLLTVAFQILVDSVPTAKLSLGSVATVNNLIACTVERIKASLSCENA
- the LOC132180993 gene encoding homeobox-leucine zipper protein HDG2 isoform X2, coding for MFQPNMMEGQLHQLDMTQNTSESDIPRIRDDDFDSATKSGSENHDGASGDEQDPRPNKKKRYHRHTQHQIQEMEAFFKECPHPDDKQRKELSRELGLEPLQVKFWFQNKRTQMKTQHERHENTQLRSENEKLRADNMRYRDALSNASCPNCGGPTAIGEMSFDEHHLRLENARLREEIDRISAIAAKYVGKPVVNYPLLSPPVPPRPLELGVGNFNGQPGIGGEIYGAGDLLRTISGPTEADKPMIIELAVAAMEELIRMAQMGEPLWITNHDGSSILNEDEYIRTFPRGIGPRPTGFKCEASRETAVVIMNHINLVEILMDANQLSTVFSGIVSRALTLEVLSTGVAGNYNGALQVMTAEFQVPSPLVPTRESYYVRYCKQHADGTWAVVDVSLDNLRPSPAVRCRRRPSGCLIQEMPNGYSKVTWVENVEVDDRGVHNLYKQLVSSGHGFGAKRWVATLDRQCERLASAMATNIPTGDVGVITNQEGRKSMLKLAERMVISFCAGVSASTTHTWTTLSGTGADDVRVMTRKSIDDPGRPPGIVLSAATSFWLPVSPKRVFDFLRDENSRSEWDILSNGGVVQEMAHIANGRDTGNCVSLLRVNSANSSQSNMLILQESCTDPTASFVIYAPVDIVAMNLVLNGGDPDYVALLPSGFAILPDGTTTHGGGIGEAGSGGSLLTVAFQILVDSVPTAKLSLGSVATVNNLIACTVERIKASLSCENA